In Castanea sativa cultivar Marrone di Chiusa Pesio chromosome 6, ASM4071231v1, a single window of DNA contains:
- the LOC142639149 gene encoding oxygen-evolving enhancer protein 2, chloroplastic produces MASTACFLHHHALTTATRASSSQRQVPNMKPTQIVCKAQKQSVHEDDMSSVSRRLALQVLIGAAAIGSKVSPADAAYGEAANVFGKPKSNTDFLPYNGEGFKLSIPSKWNPSKEREFPGQVLRYEDNFDSNSNVSVIINSTDKKSITDYGSPEEFLSKVDFLLGKQAFFGKTSSEGGFDNDAVATANVLEVSTPVINGTPYYFVSVLTRTADGDEGGKHQLITATVKGGKLYICKAQAGDKRWFKGARRFVESTASSFSVA; encoded by the exons atggcctCCACTGCATGTTTCTTGCACCACCATGCACTCACCACTGCCACTAGAGCCTCATCATCACAGCGCCAAGTGCCAAACATGAAGCCCACTCAGATAGTCTGCAAGGCACAGAAGCAGTCAGTTCATGAAGATGATATGAGTTCTGTCTCTCGTCGGTTGGCTCTCCAAGTTCTCATTGGTGCTGCAGCCATTGGCTCCAAGGTTTCACCTGCAGATGCAGCCTACGGTGAAGCTG CCAATGTATTTGGCAAGCCAAAGAGCAACACAGATTTCTTGCCATACAATGGAGAAGGATTCAAGTTATCCATCCCCTCAAAGTGGAACCCAAGCAAAGAGAGGGAATTCCCAGGACAGGTTCTTAGATATGAGGACAACTTCGATTCCAACAGCAATGTTAGTGTCATAATCAACTCAACTGATAAGAAATCCATCACTGATTATGGTTCCCCTGAGGAGTTCCTCTCCAAG GTGGACTTTTTGCTTGGGAAACAAGCCTTCTTTGGCAAAACTTCTTCTGAG GGTGGTTTTGACAATGATGCTGTAGCAACAGCAAACGTATTGGAGGTTTCAACTCCAGTGATTAATGGAACTCCATACTACTTCGTGTCAGTGTTGACAAGGACTGCTGATGGGGATGAAGGTGGCAAGCACCAACTAATTACAGCAACTGTTAAAGGTGGTAAGCTTTACATTTGCAAGGCACAAGCTGGAGACAAACGGTGGTTTAAGGGAGCAAGAAGGTTTGTGGAGAGCACTGCTAGTTCTTTCAGTGTTGCCTAA